Proteins encoded within one genomic window of Bacteroides sedimenti:
- a CDS encoding TolC family protein produces the protein MNFKYVCLLVMLLVAGNSQLWAQDSLAVYVQQAIKNNPKVHADFVAYQASLQRVIPAGALPDPELGFSFYLKPMEQVNGKEIGTLSLMQMFPWFGTLKAAKSEMSWMAKASYEKFRESSLDVIFNVQSQWYQLNSIQARLTNIRENIKLLKSLEEIATYRYKSPGVKGGSIGSSAYSPGSSAAAQASPGMSVSTSGGMAGMGGASSVSATSSSTPASMGGNMSSSSMSGSNGSMSDVLRIQIERAELENTLETTQSQYTATLASFNALLGRSSATAVIIPDSLMQKPFIANDSAAWVTVVAQNPMLAMWKAESASYEAKGEMAKKMGYPMIGIGVEYMINGKKPVDMNSMSTMDNMNGMDMIMPMVKFTLPIYRKKYKAQIKESKLMKQSAELQYQNIQNELEASFVAINLRIVDASRKMALYQKQRLLTQTTLELMLREFAASSVSLTDVLQVQRELLGYSLKQVETVVEYNTAVAEFEKIIARSDFILNK, from the coding sequence ATGAATTTTAAATATGTTTGCTTACTGGTTATGTTGCTGGTGGCAGGCAACAGCCAACTCTGGGCACAGGACAGTCTTGCCGTCTACGTGCAACAAGCTATTAAAAACAACCCAAAGGTTCACGCTGATTTTGTTGCTTACCAGGCCTCTCTGCAACGTGTGATTCCGGCAGGTGCTTTGCCGGACCCTGAACTGGGGTTCAGCTTTTATCTGAAACCAATGGAACAGGTAAATGGCAAAGAGATAGGAACATTGAGCCTGATGCAGATGTTTCCCTGGTTCGGAACGTTGAAAGCTGCCAAATCGGAAATGTCGTGGATGGCAAAAGCTTCATACGAAAAATTCAGGGAAAGCAGTTTGGACGTAATTTTTAATGTTCAGTCTCAATGGTATCAGCTAAACAGTATTCAGGCTAGACTCACAAATATAAGAGAGAATATTAAACTGCTGAAATCATTGGAAGAGATTGCTACGTACAGGTACAAATCTCCTGGTGTAAAAGGCGGTTCTATTGGTTCTTCGGCCTATTCACCGGGCTCTTCGGCTGCAGCTCAGGCCTCACCGGGTATGTCGGTCTCCACAAGCGGAGGAATGGCTGGAATGGGAGGAGCTTCATCCGTAAGTGCAACATCCTCTTCCACACCGGCATCAATGGGAGGAAACATGTCTTCATCTTCCATGAGTGGTAGTAATGGCAGTATGTCTGACGTTCTACGTATCCAGATTGAGAGAGCCGAGCTGGAAAACACACTGGAAACAACGCAGTCGCAGTATACAGCAACTTTGGCATCTTTCAATGCTTTACTGGGACGTTCGTCTGCTACAGCTGTTATTATTCCCGACAGTTTAATGCAAAAACCGTTTATAGCAAATGACTCTGCAGCCTGGGTAACTGTGGTTGCTCAGAATCCGATGCTTGCAATGTGGAAAGCTGAAAGTGCCTCTTACGAAGCCAAAGGAGAAATGGCAAAAAAAATGGGATACCCCATGATAGGGATTGGAGTGGAGTACATGATAAATGGCAAAAAACCGGTAGATATGAACAGCATGAGCACTATGGATAACATGAACGGCATGGATATGATAATGCCCATGGTTAAGTTTACCTTACCCATTTATAGGAAAAAGTACAAAGCACAGATTAAGGAGAGTAAACTAATGAAGCAGTCAGCCGAACTGCAATATCAAAACATTCAGAATGAGTTGGAGGCCAGCTTCGTGGCTATAAATCTACGAATTGTTGATGCATCAAGGAAAATGGCTCTTTATCAGAAACAACGCCTGCTTACACAAACCACGTTGGAACTGATGCTCCGTGAATTTGCCGCATCAAGTGTAAGCTTAACTGATGTGCTGCAAGTGCAGCGGGAACTGCTGGGTTACAGTTTAAAGCAGGTTGAAACGGTTGTTGAATACAATACTGCAGTAGCCGAGTTTGAGAAAATAATTGCAAGAAGTGATTTTATTTTAAATAAATAA
- a CDS encoding helix-turn-helix transcriptional regulator, whose translation MKILLYLHMTRLPKDIRTYTFSEFEGNNPSFSMKRLEDLYRSNHGESDIPHRHDYYTIIFFEKGNGTHIIDFTEYKIEDSTIYFIVPGQMHQVIPASEPKGWTMKFTDEFLIANAISDKLIDNIYLFNDFGQSPPLTISEAQLPVYLNIISQIDYFSNVLENYTQEAIGALLKLFLIQSNNHCSLHKSNNPQLQETTNQLLYSFKQLLNKHYAAMHMVSDYADKLAVTADYLNKTVKSITGKSAKEHIQGKIIIEAKRILLFSDISSKELAYELGYEESAHFNNFFKKMTGLTPSEFRISARQS comes from the coding sequence ATGAAGATTTTATTATATTTGCATATGACTCGGCTTCCAAAAGACATAAGAACATATACTTTTTCCGAATTTGAAGGTAACAATCCCTCCTTTTCGATGAAACGGCTCGAAGATTTGTATCGTAGCAATCATGGGGAATCGGATATTCCACATCGGCATGATTATTACACGATTATTTTTTTTGAAAAGGGAAACGGTACACATATTATAGACTTTACGGAATATAAAATTGAAGATAGCACCATCTATTTTATCGTTCCCGGACAAATGCATCAGGTAATACCTGCCTCGGAACCCAAAGGGTGGACCATGAAATTTACCGATGAGTTTTTAATTGCCAATGCTATTTCTGATAAACTGATAGATAATATTTATCTGTTTAATGATTTCGGTCAGTCGCCTCCATTAACGATTAGTGAAGCACAGTTGCCAGTCTATCTCAACATTATCTCTCAGATAGATTATTTTTCAAACGTTTTGGAAAACTATACCCAAGAGGCCATTGGTGCACTTCTGAAACTTTTCCTGATACAGAGCAATAATCACTGTTCGTTACACAAAAGCAATAATCCGCAGTTGCAGGAAACAACCAATCAGTTGCTGTATTCGTTTAAGCAATTATTAAATAAGCACTATGCAGCCATGCATATGGTCTCGGATTATGCCGATAAGCTGGCCGTCACAGCTGATTACCTGAACAAAACAGTGAAAAGTATTACCGGAAAATCGGCCAAAGAACATATTCAAGGTAAAATAATTATCGAAGCAAAGCGTATATTACTATTCAGTGATATCAGCAGTAAAGAGCTGGCATACGAACTTGGTTACGAAGAATCGGCACATTTCAACAACTTCTTTAAGAAAATGACAGGCCTCACTCCTTCCGAATTTCGCATTTCAGCACGCCAGTCCTGA
- a CDS encoding pirin family protein has translation MKTILHKSETRGHANHGWLDTHHTFSFANYYDPERIHFGMLRVLNDDQIAPGEGFGRHPHDNMEIISIPLYGDLEHKDSMGNHGVITTGEIQVMSAGTGIFHSEFNKNKNKEVALLQIWVFPNKKNVTPRYDQISLADIEKQDELYQILSPNPEDQGVWIYQNAWFHLGDLSEGWHGDYKLKDKSNGVYFFVIEGKVTIAGKELGRRDGLGVYETESVEIATSAKTKLLVMEVPMR, from the coding sequence ATGAAAACAATATTGCATAAATCAGAAACAAGAGGGCATGCCAATCACGGTTGGTTGGACACACACCACACATTTAGCTTTGCCAATTATTACGATCCCGAACGCATACATTTTGGAATGCTGAGAGTACTGAACGACGATCAAATTGCACCGGGTGAAGGTTTTGGCAGACACCCTCATGATAACATGGAAATAATCTCCATCCCCCTTTACGGTGATCTGGAACATAAGGATAGCATGGGCAATCATGGTGTTATCACTACCGGTGAAATTCAGGTGATGAGTGCCGGAACAGGCATTTTCCACAGTGAGTTCAATAAAAACAAGAACAAGGAGGTTGCACTCCTTCAAATCTGGGTTTTCCCGAATAAGAAGAATGTAACACCACGTTACGATCAGATTTCTCTGGCAGATATTGAAAAGCAAGATGAATTATATCAGATCCTATCACCCAATCCGGAAGATCAGGGAGTGTGGATTTATCAGAATGCCTGGTTTCACCTGGGCGATTTATCTGAAGGGTGGCATGGAGACTACAAACTGAAAGACAAGAGTAACGGTGTTTACTTCTTTGTAATCGAAGGAAAAGTGACAATTGCAGGAAAAGAGCTGGGCAGAAGAGACGGGTTAGGCGTTTATGAAACTGAGTCGGTTGAGATTGCAACTTCTGCAAAAACTAAATTGCTGGTAATGGAAGTTCCCATGCGATAA
- a CDS encoding DoxX family protein: protein MNAIKKFLATDQQSWSLLVARLALAIVILPHGMQKTLGLFGGYGFAGTLEFFHTSMGMPIIIALLVILAEFVGSIGLLFGVATRFMAFSVGLTMAGAAILGGSINNGFFMNWFGMQKGEGIEYFILAVGLAIVILIGGSGRWAIDNLISKKLK, encoded by the coding sequence ATGAATGCAATAAAAAAATTCTTAGCAACAGACCAGCAATCATGGTCTTTATTGGTAGCACGTTTGGCATTGGCCATAGTTATATTACCTCATGGTATGCAAAAAACCCTCGGACTTTTCGGAGGATATGGATTTGCAGGGACACTTGAATTCTTTCACACATCTATGGGAATGCCCATTATTATTGCTCTTTTGGTGATTCTTGCTGAGTTTGTTGGTAGCATTGGACTTCTTTTTGGAGTGGCAACCCGCTTCATGGCATTTTCTGTTGGCTTGACAATGGCTGGCGCTGCAATATTAGGTGGAAGTATCAACAATGGATTCTTCATGAATTGGTTTGGCATGCAAAAAGGTGAAGGAATTGAGTACTTTATTCTTGCCGTGGGGCTGGCGATTGTTATCCTGATTGGCGGAAGCGGACGTTGGGCTATTGACAACCTTATTTCAAAAAAGCTGAAATAG
- a CDS encoding M20 aminoacylase family protein: MNKRIIEGVNALHSQMKEWMSHLHQHPELALQENESAKYLAEKLRLWGYDVAEGIGKTGIVASMTVGTGKNVIGLRADFDALPIQEINDLPYKSKIEGKSHLCGHDGHSTMLLGAAKYLSETRNFNGTVRLIFQPAEETMEGGPAMIADGLFERFPVDAVYAIHNMPGLAFGKLHFRENEMMAAVDNWEIELTGKGSHGSMPELSIDPVVCGSSLVMALQTIVSRNVSPWQNSVITVGAFLAGNAGNVVPQTAVLRLSIRNMEPELRKMVLNKIRSITKAQAEAFNCQYEIREGIPGAVLVNTPENTRWAADVARKTLGDDQVVYPVHPYMGSEDFSFMLQKKPGTYCMLGSGEGFMVHHPQYVFNQDILPIGAAYWVALTEEYLK; this comes from the coding sequence ATGAACAAAAGAATTATTGAAGGAGTGAATGCACTTCATTCTCAAATGAAAGAGTGGATGAGTCATCTCCACCAACACCCCGAATTGGCCCTTCAGGAAAATGAATCGGCTAAGTATCTTGCCGAAAAACTAAGATTGTGGGGATACGATGTGGCCGAAGGCATTGGTAAAACCGGAATCGTGGCATCGATGACTGTTGGCACAGGCAAAAATGTTATTGGTCTGCGTGCCGACTTCGACGCACTGCCCATCCAGGAAATAAACGATTTGCCTTATAAGAGCAAAATAGAAGGAAAATCACACCTTTGCGGACACGATGGGCATAGCACAATGCTACTAGGGGCAGCTAAATATTTATCGGAAACCAGGAATTTTAACGGAACGGTACGTCTTATCTTTCAGCCAGCCGAAGAAACGATGGAAGGAGGGCCTGCAATGATTGCCGACGGATTGTTTGAACGGTTTCCGGTAGATGCAGTTTATGCAATCCACAATATGCCTGGGCTGGCATTCGGAAAATTACACTTCCGTGAAAACGAAATGATGGCAGCTGTAGACAACTGGGAGATTGAACTCACAGGTAAAGGCAGCCACGGTTCCATGCCCGAACTAAGCATTGATCCGGTAGTATGCGGTTCATCTTTAGTGATGGCGTTGCAGACTATTGTATCGCGTAATGTGTCGCCCTGGCAAAATTCGGTGATTACGGTCGGAGCCTTCCTTGCCGGAAATGCCGGGAATGTAGTGCCGCAAACAGCAGTTCTGAGATTGAGCATCCGCAATATGGAACCGGAGTTGCGCAAAATGGTGCTGAATAAAATCCGTTCTATCACTAAAGCGCAGGCTGAGGCCTTTAACTGTCAGTACGAAATCCGTGAAGGAATTCCCGGAGCCGTACTAGTAAACACCCCCGAAAACACCCGATGGGCTGCTGATGTAGCTCGTAAAACATTGGGTGACGACCAAGTGGTGTACCCTGTTCATCCATATATGGGCAGCGAAGATTTCTCCTTCATGCTTCAGAAAAAGCCCGGCACTTACTGTATGCTGGGTAGTGGCGAGGGTTTCATGGTACATCATCCGCAGTATGTATTCAATCAGGATATCCTGCCTATAGGTGCTGCCTATTGGGTTGCGCTTACGGAAGAATATCTGAAGTAA
- a CDS encoding MFS transporter, which translates to MTQTIQYKGNDKLLFGIILGVLAFWFFAQTTLNINVVMSKDLQMNASMMNIAVSITALFSGIFIVVMGGLADRVGRVKIIKIGFIFSIVGSLLVGLTPVGSLATPVLILGRTFQGLSGACIMPASLALVKTYWDGAGRQRAVSLWSMGSWGGSGFCALFGGLMAQNVGWRYIFFLSALISFIGLLMIQGTPESKAAQNNLSKKLDFAGIFTFMIAMIALQVFVSQGSDLGWTSPVILILMVVALVFAGAFFFIEKGKFGAFIDFKLFKNSIYTGAALSNFLLNGVAGMLIVSLMLLQMGGSLSAQEAGVLTLGYAIAIMAFIRVGEKLLQRFGSRKPMIWGSIIVGIAILLLMPTNVMLGTYKIFAIVSYTLFGLGLAFYATPSTDAALSNLPDSQAGSGSGIYKMASSLGTAFGVAISAGIFTGLSGSNIDWLNHAIVFVGRQDNIAIREAALISLAFNLLMVILAIVTIMLTIPKNKKKEEDK; encoded by the coding sequence ATGACTCAAACAATTCAGTATAAAGGGAATGATAAACTGCTTTTTGGAATCATCCTTGGTGTGTTAGCCTTTTGGTTTTTTGCCCAAACCACTTTGAATATTAACGTAGTGATGTCGAAAGATCTTCAGATGAATGCTTCGATGATGAATATAGCGGTATCCATTACTGCTTTGTTTTCGGGTATTTTCATCGTCGTAATGGGTGGACTTGCCGACCGTGTGGGACGTGTGAAGATTATCAAAATAGGATTTATTTTCAGTATAGTTGGATCCTTGCTTGTAGGCTTAACACCTGTTGGGTCATTGGCTACACCGGTACTTATATTGGGGCGTACTTTCCAAGGTTTATCGGGTGCATGTATTATGCCTGCAAGTTTAGCATTGGTAAAAACCTATTGGGATGGAGCCGGTCGTCAGCGTGCTGTTAGTTTGTGGTCTATGGGCTCGTGGGGTGGATCAGGATTTTGTGCCCTTTTTGGTGGACTGATGGCCCAAAATGTAGGCTGGCGCTATATCTTTTTTCTTTCGGCACTGATATCTTTTATCGGCTTGCTAATGATACAGGGAACGCCCGAAAGCAAAGCTGCTCAAAATAATTTGAGCAAAAAGCTCGACTTTGCAGGGATTTTTACGTTTATGATCGCAATGATTGCCTTACAAGTGTTTGTGAGCCAAGGAAGCGATCTAGGTTGGACAAGCCCGGTTATACTGATTTTAATGGTTGTAGCTCTTGTTTTTGCTGGAGCATTTTTCTTTATAGAAAAAGGGAAATTCGGAGCATTTATTGACTTCAAACTATTTAAAAATTCCATTTATACCGGGGCAGCCCTTTCCAACTTTCTTCTTAATGGTGTAGCTGGAATGTTAATAGTTTCGTTGATGTTGTTGCAAATGGGCGGAAGCTTATCGGCACAAGAAGCAGGAGTACTTACATTAGGATATGCTATTGCTATTATGGCATTTATACGGGTTGGTGAGAAACTCTTGCAACGATTCGGCTCCAGAAAACCAATGATTTGGGGAAGTATTATCGTGGGAATTGCAATTTTATTATTGATGCCTACCAATGTAATGTTAGGTACTTATAAAATTTTTGCTATTGTGTCTTACACGTTGTTTGGGTTGGGATTGGCTTTTTACGCAACCCCTTCTACCGATGCAGCCCTTTCTAATCTGCCCGATTCACAAGCCGGGTCGGGTTCTGGAATTTACAAAATGGCATCATCGCTCGGAACAGCCTTTGGAGTAGCTATTTCAGCTGGGATTTTTACCGGATTAAGTGGTAGTAATATAGATTGGTTGAATCATGCGATTGTATTCGTAGGCAGACAAGACAACATTGCGATACGTGAAGCAGCTCTAATTTCACTGGCATTCAATCTGTTGATGGTTATTCTTGCCATCGTTACCATTATGCTTACCATACCAAAAAATAAGAAAAAGGAAGAGGATAAATGA
- a CDS encoding helix-turn-helix and ligand-binding sensor domain-containing protein has protein sequence MSKKIFFYFLFLLFISEIQAYEKPYITNIYRNKYKAANKNWSVCQDEKGIMYFGNDKGLLEFDGMVWKLNRTTNGSYIKGIDVASHKTIFTGSFEDIGRWDRDISGSLRYTSFKNLLPKGTLHNETIWKVCIDNKNKKVYYQSFGHIYIYNGRSVKRIGIENGLLFLHKVRNEFWIQEINGPLYLLKNDRLHKVKGSNIFNGKLARVILPYQKNQCLIGTSSGEIYIYNGKDFTILNKSFCELLRGKELNCGIYVPKRKTYYWGTLLDGVYETDEKGNMIAHYSSQNSLQNNTVLALYKDNLSNVWVGMDRGLAYIRYNNRLSYYNSFAQDIGAVYCATYWNNYLLLGTNQGVYYIPKNDLNSPRCFSSLKYMNGTQGQVWSFSEIDGHLYCGHNMDIKEIGKDLKVSSPYQLKTGVFRIIKLPSKERNLLLVVTYNKPEIVDMNTRQVWKLRDIPKSIINAEVDHLNNIWLETVGHGVYKCRLSDDYKSFRYHFYYGMEDNKALPEKLSLFKIGGRIVFLGNNKFWTYDENLDKIVLDKRLNKCFSSVSDLKKVVHINNDQSWAITGSSIYRFIYDGYVARILEAYNVDNDNLSLVNADENISVLNDSISLVCLDAGFILHNSHEKSFKPTHLSAPLIESVHISTSEGKERFLDFEKDFEIPYKYNNVTFTFTESHSFTSNLSVEYVLEGINNEWSVPITPGKVFYARLPKGSYSFKLRTVDGLGNQSEVTIYKFEILPPWYRTVWAYLLYIISIGLVLYLVWMLILRRYRNQHLQKVRLLEAQYLKKMNEKLLTKIEEKDAELFTQTSFIIKKNELILNLKGIVDDFYAKNAQKSLLPFIQKMNILLANNMDTEDDWNMFLIRFEEKHKNFFKKLKTMYPQLTNNDLRLCACLKLGLESKDIASLMNISVRAVENNRYRLRKKLDLKPTQNLNDCFIEID, from the coding sequence ATGAGCAAAAAAATATTCTTTTATTTTCTTTTTCTTCTCTTTATTTCTGAAATACAAGCCTACGAAAAACCATACATTACAAATATTTATCGGAATAAATACAAGGCTGCAAATAAGAACTGGTCTGTTTGTCAGGACGAAAAAGGAATAATGTATTTTGGTAACGACAAAGGTCTGCTGGAATTTGACGGGATGGTCTGGAAATTAAACCGGACCACTAATGGTTCCTACATCAAAGGGATTGATGTGGCCTCACATAAAACCATATTTACAGGAAGCTTTGAAGACATTGGGCGTTGGGACAGGGATATTTCCGGAAGTTTGAGATATACTTCGTTCAAGAATTTACTCCCAAAAGGAACTTTGCATAATGAAACGATATGGAAAGTATGCATTGATAATAAAAATAAAAAAGTCTATTATCAATCTTTCGGGCATATTTATATCTATAATGGGAGATCTGTCAAAAGAATAGGTATTGAAAACGGATTGCTTTTCCTTCATAAAGTAAGGAATGAATTTTGGATACAGGAAATAAATGGTCCACTTTATCTATTGAAAAATGATCGTTTACACAAAGTGAAAGGTAGTAATATCTTTAACGGAAAATTAGCGAGAGTTATCTTACCTTATCAAAAGAATCAATGTTTGATTGGAACCTCTTCCGGAGAAATATATATCTATAACGGAAAGGATTTCACCATATTGAATAAGTCTTTTTGTGAATTACTCCGGGGTAAAGAATTGAATTGTGGTATTTATGTACCCAAAAGAAAAACCTATTACTGGGGAACATTACTTGATGGGGTATACGAAACCGATGAAAAAGGAAATATGATTGCTCATTACTCCTCACAGAATTCTTTGCAGAACAATACGGTTTTAGCTCTATATAAAGATAACCTGAGCAATGTATGGGTTGGCATGGACAGAGGATTAGCCTATATACGTTATAACAATAGACTGAGCTATTATAACTCTTTTGCCCAGGACATTGGAGCTGTATATTGTGCCACTTACTGGAATAATTACCTGCTTCTAGGTACTAACCAGGGAGTATATTATATTCCGAAAAATGATTTGAACAGCCCTAGGTGCTTCTCTTCATTGAAATATATGAATGGAACTCAGGGACAAGTCTGGTCATTCTCCGAAATAGACGGGCATTTGTATTGCGGACATAACATGGATATAAAAGAAATAGGAAAAGACTTAAAGGTCTCTTCTCCTTATCAATTAAAAACTGGTGTGTTCCGTATAATAAAACTTCCTTCAAAAGAGAGGAACCTCTTACTTGTGGTTACTTATAACAAGCCGGAAATAGTCGATATGAATACTCGTCAGGTTTGGAAACTTAGAGATATACCTAAATCCATTATCAATGCTGAAGTAGACCATCTGAATAATATTTGGTTGGAAACCGTAGGACATGGTGTATATAAATGCCGGCTTTCTGATGATTACAAATCATTTCGTTATCACTTCTATTATGGAATGGAGGACAATAAAGCTTTACCCGAAAAACTATCACTCTTTAAGATAGGAGGACGGATAGTGTTTCTGGGCAATAACAAATTCTGGACTTATGATGAGAATTTAGACAAAATTGTGCTAGATAAAAGGCTAAACAAATGTTTTTCTTCCGTAAGCGATTTGAAGAAAGTTGTTCATATCAATAACGATCAAAGTTGGGCTATTACAGGGTCCTCTATCTACAGGTTCATTTACGACGGGTATGTTGCACGAATTCTAGAGGCTTATAACGTTGATAATGATAATCTATCGTTAGTTAACGCAGATGAGAATATTTCGGTATTGAATGATTCAATTTCACTCGTATGTCTGGATGCAGGATTCATTCTTCATAACTCACATGAAAAAAGCTTTAAACCGACGCATCTTAGTGCTCCTTTAATTGAGTCTGTGCACATCAGTACATCGGAAGGGAAAGAGCGATTTCTGGATTTTGAAAAGGATTTTGAAATTCCTTATAAATACAACAACGTAACCTTCACTTTCACAGAAAGTCATTCATTTACCTCCAATCTCTCTGTTGAATACGTTCTTGAAGGTATTAACAATGAGTGGAGTGTACCTATAACACCTGGGAAAGTTTTTTATGCTCGTTTACCGAAAGGGTCATATTCATTTAAATTAAGAACAGTTGACGGTCTGGGAAATCAGTCGGAGGTAACAATCTATAAATTTGAAATTTTACCTCCGTGGTATCGGACAGTCTGGGCGTATTTGCTCTATATAATATCTATAGGTTTGGTACTTTATTTGGTATGGATGCTTATATTGCGCAGATACCGGAATCAGCACTTACAAAAGGTTCGTTTGCTTGAAGCTCAGTATCTAAAGAAGATGAATGAGAAGTTGTTGACTAAAATTGAGGAGAAAGATGCTGAGCTATTTACCCAGACCTCATTTATTATCAAAAAGAATGAATTGATCCTTAATCTAAAAGGAATTGTTGATGACTTCTATGCCAAAAACGCTCAAAAGTCGTTATTACCATTTATTCAGAAAATGAATATACTTTTGGCCAACAACATGGATACGGAAGATGACTGGAATATGTTCCTTATACGATTTGAAGAAAAACATAAGAACTTTTTCAAAAAACTAAAAACGATGTATCCGCAACTTACCAACAACGATTTGAGACTGTGTGCCTGTTTAAAACTTGGTCTTGAATCTAAGGATATTGCTTCTTTAATGAACATCTCGGTTCGTGCTGTAGAAAACAATCGCTACAGATTAAGAAAAAAATTAGATCTCAAACCTACTCAGAATCTGAACGATTGCTTTATTGAGATTGATTAA